The Chryseobacterium nakagawai genome has a segment encoding these proteins:
- a CDS encoding metallophosphoesterase family protein, producing the protein MTKILLLSDSHSYIDDRILEYASQADEIWHCGDFGSMDVIEQLEKIKPLKGVYGNIDNSKIQSEFPEVNRFFCEKLEVLMIHIGGYPGKYTPLTKKEIAEKAPKLFISGHSHILKAMYDEKNSLLHLNPGACGKQGWHKVRTMMRFVVDGEEIKDLEVIELGSRV; encoded by the coding sequence ATGACAAAGATTCTTCTTCTCTCTGACTCTCATTCTTATATCGATGACCGGATCCTGGAATATGCATCTCAGGCTGATGAAATCTGGCATTGCGGAGATTTTGGAAGTATGGATGTTATTGAACAGCTGGAAAAAATAAAACCTTTAAAAGGAGTCTACGGAAATATAGATAACTCAAAAATACAATCTGAATTTCCTGAAGTTAACCGCTTCTTCTGTGAAAAACTGGAAGTTTTAATGATTCACATTGGTGGATATCCTGGAAAATATACTCCTCTAACCAAGAAGGAAATTGCGGAAAAAGCTCCTAAATTATTTATCTCAGGGCATTCTCATATTTTAAAAGCGATGTATGACGAAAAGAACAGTCTTTTACATCTAAACCCTGGGGCCTGTGGAAAACAAGGGTGGCACAAGGTGAGAACGATGATGCGTTTTGTAGTGGATGGTGAAGAGATAAAAGATCTTGAAGTCATTGAGCTTGGTTCAAGAGTATAA
- a CDS encoding GNAT family N-acetyltransferase: MSVGLYLLENKNWYYFDLIPKFDEELSTFMNNCSESKFIRINITGKESYLIVPVKHFSTTGVHYIGNDVGYREKKMGEVAKISAEEAYRFLTSIVYGGNTTVENPEEAYIKYFSEEFDEYFDQSHTIVESTDTFTDSVKAGSIFKFFGYDNDKQLEFISKNIALETNYDKKAAIIRWFSEYTHSLLKIAVGKYIEEGIIYNSNIEHTFISQNADKVNIYFDEYITGGAVIRTEKAENFIRTHVVYYNLYPVLRHLAYLGSIEEEVLYQIVDTEIDSLREVYGDAMNFIYETIEARLFLKQAYSVNQDIWKEYIRQHNFLVNPKHYSKKLIKPDYGEILHKRYFNNGTLEITLRAFNPETDMEFLHEWSNMEYAKKYWEMNVDQQEFEEAYIKHMGVDYSHPYIGLLNGNPIFTLELYWAIKDEVGKYYRFNPGDYGFHMLIAPAKEKIPNFSMNALAMCMEYFFSFPQLTRMIGEASASHKGTHNLITKVGCEFNRSLALPYKTSNLTFLDREKFYETTEDIFKNSVLKINITT; encoded by the coding sequence ATGAGTGTCGGTTTGTACTTATTGGAAAACAAAAACTGGTATTATTTTGACCTTATACCAAAGTTTGATGAAGAGTTGTCAACGTTCATGAACAATTGTTCTGAAAGTAAATTCATCCGAATTAATATTACAGGTAAAGAATCTTATTTAATTGTTCCTGTAAAGCATTTTTCTACTACCGGAGTTCATTACATCGGAAATGACGTAGGGTATAGAGAAAAGAAAATGGGCGAAGTGGCTAAGATAAGCGCAGAGGAAGCATATCGATTTCTTACTTCTATTGTTTACGGCGGAAATACAACCGTAGAAAATCCAGAAGAGGCTTATATCAAATATTTTTCTGAAGAATTTGATGAATATTTTGACCAGAGCCATACAATTGTAGAAAGTACTGATACTTTCACAGACTCTGTTAAGGCAGGATCCATCTTTAAATTCTTCGGCTACGATAATGATAAGCAGTTGGAGTTTATTTCTAAGAATATTGCACTGGAGACCAATTATGATAAGAAAGCGGCAATTATCCGCTGGTTTTCAGAATATACCCACTCCTTGTTGAAAATAGCAGTAGGAAAGTATATTGAGGAAGGAATTATTTATAACAGTAATATCGAGCATACATTTATTAGCCAAAATGCAGATAAAGTAAATATTTATTTTGATGAGTATATTACAGGCGGAGCAGTAATCAGAACTGAAAAAGCTGAAAATTTTATAAGAACCCATGTGGTTTATTACAATTTATATCCTGTTTTAAGGCATTTGGCTTATTTGGGCTCAATAGAAGAAGAGGTTCTTTATCAGATTGTAGATACTGAAATAGATTCTTTGAGAGAAGTTTACGGTGATGCCATGAATTTTATTTATGAAACCATAGAGGCAAGGCTTTTCCTAAAGCAGGCTTATAGTGTGAACCAGGATATCTGGAAAGAATATATCAGACAGCATAATTTCCTAGTTAATCCTAAACATTATTCCAAAAAGCTGATCAAGCCCGATTATGGAGAAATACTGCATAAAAGATACTTCAATAACGGGACTTTAGAAATTACTCTGAGAGCTTTTAATCCAGAAACGGATATGGAATTCCTTCATGAATGGTCTAATATGGAATATGCTAAAAAGTATTGGGAGATGAACGTAGATCAACAGGAGTTTGAAGAAGCCTACATCAAACATATGGGAGTAGATTATTCTCATCCTTATATCGGACTTCTGAATGGCAATCCTATTTTTACACTGGAACTATATTGGGCAATAAAAGACGAAGTGGGTAAATATTACCGTTTCAATCCGGGAGATTACGGCTTTCATATGCTTATTGCTCCTGCCAAAGAAAAAATTCCAAACTTTTCAATGAACGCACTAGCCATGTGTATGGAATATTTCTTCTCTTTCCCACAACTGACAAGAATGATAGGTGAGGCTTCCGCATCCCATAAAGGAACTCACAACCTGATTACCAAAGTAGGGTGTGAATTCAACAGATCATTGGCGCTGCCTTATAAAACATCCAATCTGACTTTCCTCGACCGTGAGAAATTCTATGAAACCACAGAAGATATCTTTAAAAACTCGGTCCTGAAAATAAACATTACAACATAA
- a CDS encoding lysine N(6)-hydroxylase/L-ornithine N(5)-oxygenase family protein, which yields MKYDIIGIGIGPFNLSLAALLEEHDLKTIFFDKAPRFEWHSGLMIDRTTLQVPFLADLVTIVNPKSPFTYINYLREKGKIFRFCFKESFYVTRMEYNLYCKWVASQIESLNFSHTVTEIDYNEIHDCYEVSVIDLINCEKKVYLTDKIVLGVGSIPNVPKITERFSKEHIFHSSEYLHRKQYLKKGSTITVLGSGQSGGEVFFDLLTARPELDLKLNWVTAADRFFPMENSKFTYEFTSMDYISYFNRLPLNKRREVINKQDILYKGINDELISTIYDELYHQQMKEEQPLPVKILTNSLLEEMSYDESYTLNMRHLEEEKTFSVNTDYLILATGYRYEVPHFLQPIEDRLNKSQNDGTLLSSENYTVDVNDSEIFMQNGCVDSQGIITSDLGMGPYRNATIINKILGHEYYPLEKNIAFQHFGALETI from the coding sequence ATGAAATATGATATCATTGGTATAGGAATAGGACCATTCAATCTAAGTCTTGCTGCTTTGCTTGAAGAACATGACCTGAAAACCATATTTTTTGATAAAGCACCCAGGTTCGAATGGCACAGTGGTTTGATGATAGACAGGACAACCCTTCAGGTTCCTTTTCTGGCGGATCTGGTAACGATTGTAAATCCAAAAAGCCCTTTTACTTATATCAATTATTTAAGAGAGAAAGGTAAAATTTTCCGCTTCTGCTTTAAGGAAAGCTTTTATGTAACAAGGATGGAGTATAACCTTTACTGTAAATGGGTAGCCTCACAAATTGAAAGCCTTAATTTTAGCCATACTGTTACAGAAATAGACTATAATGAAATCCATGATTGCTACGAAGTTTCAGTCATTGATCTTATTAATTGTGAAAAGAAAGTTTATCTTACCGATAAAATTGTATTAGGGGTAGGCTCAATTCCTAATGTGCCTAAAATCACAGAACGTTTCTCTAAAGAACATATTTTCCACTCTTCTGAATACTTACACAGAAAACAATATTTGAAGAAAGGCAGTACTATTACAGTATTAGGCTCCGGACAAAGCGGAGGTGAAGTCTTTTTTGATCTTCTTACTGCTAGACCGGAATTAGACTTGAAACTAAACTGGGTAACGGCTGCGGATAGATTCTTTCCTATGGAAAATTCGAAATTCACGTATGAATTTACTTCCATGGATTATATTTCCTATTTCAACAGACTTCCATTAAACAAAAGAAGGGAAGTGATCAACAAGCAGGATATTCTGTATAAAGGAATCAATGATGAATTGATAAGTACTATTTATGACGAACTTTATCATCAGCAGATGAAAGAAGAACAACCACTTCCCGTAAAAATACTGACCAATAGTTTGCTTGAAGAAATGTCATACGATGAAAGTTATACACTAAATATGAGGCATTTGGAAGAAGAGAAAACGTTTTCAGTAAATACGGATTATCTTATCCTGGCTACGGGTTACCGATATGAAGTTCCCCATTTCTTACAACCTATTGAAGATCGTCTGAACAAGAGTCAAAATGATGGAACATTATTGTCCTCAGAAAACTATACGGTGGATGTCAATGACAGTGAGATATTTATGCAGAACGGTTGTGTAGATTCACAAGGGATTATCACATCAGATTTAGGAATGGGACCTTATAGAAATGCTACCATTATCAACAAAATATTAGGACACGAATATTATCCATTGGAAAAAAACATTGCTTTTCAGCATTTCGGAGCATTAGAAACTATATAA
- a CDS encoding TonB-dependent receptor: MKRIFFLISAFSSSALAACPITLVVKNIKNYNHDEVYVVINGEKKKISKQGTVDFAEVSDGLVKVSVLYQNKAVYNDTLHIDCQSHQKYEIEISNANRIDEVYIRGKKKLEKLKETPLSVKIVDMQAVKSQANNIGEILNMATGVKLRTEGGVGSAFQVNLGGLQGKAVRIFRDGVPIEFYGHSFNPNVLSPNMLDRVDVYKGVMPISLASDALGGGINFISKPIQKDNLEISNEIASFSTYKSHLNAVFIGKKDSLFYIGTQASYVFSKNNYKILGEVIDPETANLKKVEARRFHDDTEASYMEVYTGVRNKSWANDFRVGFIYSHFYKEIQNDLEMRKPYGEAFAKENNVTGYLQYKKMFFDNRLKVDLMTAFARYNNSFVDISRRRYNWLGEYTFSNENSVGEINKGNDLKMNYNMFHTRLNAAFRINNNHSLEFGNMYFYQRRKGSDPYGAVNVYGDDVLKTPAVYNKNIAALGLVSHWLDRKVETVLGVKNYFFSSKGYTTDKYNFAWDSDRSKNASGYMAGISYKPKNFILKLSYEKAVRLPDETEIFGDGILIKENLDLEPEKSDNVNVVLDYTSSNYKLNTSLNLFYRNVKNTIFMIPDNPYGRYQNYYDNRILGLEYEINYQPIKNLQTGFNFTYQDIRLKNLSGSEKIWEDARQPNIPYLFGNHYLRVNFSDILKMKDKVELYYNINYVHRFLLYPVPKNLEPGLFSKATIASSDLLIPNDGRLGMVDVGVGITYFLADPKLAINFSINNLTNERLYDNYNAQKPTRSYHLKLTYTIF, encoded by the coding sequence ATGAAGCGTATATTTTTTCTGATCTCGGCTTTTTCTTCCTCAGCATTGGCTGCCTGCCCAATTACCTTAGTTGTTAAAAACATCAAGAATTATAATCATGATGAAGTATATGTAGTTATTAACGGGGAAAAGAAAAAGATTTCAAAACAGGGAACTGTTGATTTTGCTGAGGTTTCTGATGGTCTTGTAAAGGTGTCTGTATTGTATCAGAATAAAGCTGTTTATAATGATACGCTACATATCGATTGTCAATCGCACCAGAAATACGAAATAGAGATTTCAAATGCGAACCGGATTGATGAAGTTTATATCAGAGGTAAAAAGAAACTTGAAAAATTAAAGGAAACACCGCTAAGTGTAAAAATCGTTGATATGCAGGCGGTAAAAAGCCAGGCAAACAATATTGGTGAAATACTGAATATGGCGACCGGAGTTAAGCTCCGAACTGAAGGGGGCGTTGGTTCCGCATTTCAGGTCAATCTGGGAGGGCTTCAGGGGAAAGCAGTCAGAATTTTTAGGGATGGTGTTCCCATTGAATTTTATGGTCACAGCTTTAATCCTAATGTTTTGTCTCCCAATATGCTGGATAGAGTAGATGTTTACAAAGGGGTAATGCCTATATCGTTGGCATCGGACGCTTTAGGAGGCGGGATTAATTTTATCTCAAAGCCGATACAGAAAGATAACCTTGAGATATCAAATGAGATTGCGTCATTCAGTACCTATAAATCACATCTTAATGCTGTATTTATAGGGAAAAAAGACAGTTTGTTTTATATAGGAACCCAGGCTAGTTATGTGTTTTCCAAAAATAATTATAAAATTCTCGGTGAAGTTATTGATCCTGAAACGGCCAATCTTAAAAAAGTGGAAGCCAGAAGATTTCATGACGATACCGAAGCTTCTTATATGGAGGTTTACACCGGAGTAAGGAATAAAAGCTGGGCGAATGACTTTAGAGTAGGATTTATCTATTCTCATTTTTATAAGGAAATTCAGAATGACCTCGAAATGAGAAAACCTTACGGAGAAGCTTTCGCAAAGGAAAATAATGTGACAGGGTATCTTCAGTATAAAAAAATGTTCTTTGATAATCGTCTTAAAGTAGATTTGATGACTGCCTTCGCGAGATATAACAATTCTTTTGTGGACATCAGCAGACGAAGATATAATTGGCTGGGAGAATACACTTTCAGTAATGAAAACAGCGTTGGTGAGATCAATAAAGGGAATGATCTGAAGATGAATTACAATATGTTTCATACAAGGCTCAATGCCGCATTCAGAATCAATAATAATCACAGCCTGGAATTTGGAAATATGTATTTCTATCAAAGAAGGAAGGGAAGTGATCCTTATGGGGCTGTCAATGTATACGGAGATGATGTTCTTAAAACCCCGGCGGTTTACAACAAGAATATTGCAGCACTGGGATTGGTATCTCATTGGCTTGACCGTAAAGTAGAAACTGTACTTGGGGTAAAGAATTATTTCTTCAGTTCTAAAGGATATACTACTGATAAATATAATTTCGCATGGGATTCTGACCGGAGTAAGAATGCCTCCGGATATATGGCTGGTATAAGTTATAAGCCTAAAAACTTTATCCTGAAATTATCCTATGAAAAAGCGGTTCGTCTTCCTGATGAAACTGAAATTTTCGGAGATGGAATTTTAATCAAAGAAAATCTTGATCTGGAGCCGGAAAAAAGTGATAATGTAAATGTTGTTCTGGATTATACTTCATCGAATTATAAACTGAATACGAGTTTAAATCTCTTTTACAGAAACGTCAAAAACACCATATTCATGATACCGGATAATCCTTATGGAAGGTATCAGAACTATTATGACAACAGAATTCTTGGATTAGAGTATGAGATCAATTATCAGCCTATAAAAAATCTTCAGACAGGATTCAATTTTACCTACCAGGATATAAGGCTTAAAAACCTTTCCGGTTCTGAAAAGATCTGGGAAGATGCCCGACAGCCGAATATTCCTTACTTATTTGGGAATCATTATCTGAGAGTGAATTTTTCAGATATTCTGAAAATGAAGGATAAGGTGGAGCTGTACTACAACATTAATTATGTGCATCGTTTTCTGTTATACCCTGTACCGAAAAACCTTGAGCCGGGATTGTTTTCTAAAGCAACTATAGCTTCCAGTGACCTTCTGATCCCGAATGACGGGAGACTGGGAATGGTAGATGTAGGGGTAGGAATTACCTATTTCCTTGCAGATCCTAAGCTGGCCATTAATTTTAGCATTAATAATCTTACGAACGAAAGACTGTATGATAATTATAATGCACAGAAACCTACAAGATCATACCATTTGAAATTAACGTATACAATTTTTTAA
- a CDS encoding serine hydrolase, with amino-acid sequence MKQKFSFFIFLLTVGLANAQVEEKKLDDLIQNTLKTFDVPGMSVGIVKDGKVTYSKGFGVRSLTSKQPMDDSTLVGIASNSKGFTCVALAILADEGKLNWDDKVSKYIPEFQMYDPYVSQNITIKDLITHRAGLGLGQGDLMFFPEGGSLTVNDIVHNVRYLKPENPFRTTLDYNNIMFIVAGEVIHRISGLSWAEFIEQRIMKPVGMTSSFGSYNRAKAVTNKIDAHAPVDGKAIAVPHDWNETGNAAGGIMSNIKDMTTWAECLLNNFTTKDGKKLVSDKNVQQLWSLQIPDRVAAKNPYDTSFYGYGLGWFLSDVKGHKQVQHTGGLIGTVTQFTLIPDLKLGIIVLTNQQSGAAFNTITNTVKDSYLGVADRNWLKTYGERMAKVNTEYDKQKKEAFAKSEAFKKEKGLQPKAEQFTGIYNDVWFGDVDIAQQGSIYKISCKNSPRLKGELLPYSNNSFIIKWDDRSYDADAFIIFDYDENGKAQSAKLKAISDVTDFSFDFDDLDLKRK; translated from the coding sequence ATGAAGCAGAAATTTTCTTTTTTCATTTTTCTTTTAACCGTAGGATTAGCGAATGCACAGGTTGAAGAGAAAAAACTGGATGATCTGATCCAAAATACTTTGAAAACTTTTGACGTTCCGGGAATGTCGGTAGGAATTGTAAAAGACGGAAAAGTTACCTACTCCAAAGGATTTGGAGTACGTTCTCTTACCTCTAAACAACCAATGGATGATAGTACTTTGGTAGGAATTGCTTCCAATTCCAAAGGTTTTACTTGTGTAGCATTAGCAATTTTAGCAGATGAAGGAAAATTGAATTGGGACGATAAAGTTTCAAAATACATCCCTGAATTTCAAATGTATGATCCTTACGTTTCTCAAAATATTACGATCAAGGATCTTATTACTCACAGAGCCGGACTAGGATTAGGACAAGGAGATTTAATGTTTTTTCCGGAAGGAGGAAGCTTAACCGTTAATGATATTGTTCACAATGTGAGATACCTGAAACCAGAAAACCCTTTCAGAACAACTTTAGATTATAATAATATCATGTTCATCGTTGCCGGTGAAGTAATCCACAGAATTTCAGGATTAAGCTGGGCCGAATTTATTGAGCAGAGAATCATGAAACCTGTAGGAATGACTTCCAGCTTTGGAAGCTACAACAGAGCGAAAGCAGTAACAAATAAAATTGATGCCCACGCTCCTGTAGATGGAAAAGCGATTGCCGTTCCTCACGATTGGAATGAAACCGGAAATGCCGCCGGAGGGATCATGAGTAATATTAAAGACATGACCACCTGGGCAGAATGTTTATTAAATAATTTCACTACCAAAGATGGTAAGAAATTAGTTTCTGATAAGAATGTTCAGCAATTATGGAGCTTACAGATTCCGGATAGAGTAGCTGCTAAAAATCCTTATGATACCAGTTTCTACGGATATGGTTTAGGCTGGTTCTTAAGCGATGTGAAAGGGCACAAACAGGTACAGCATACAGGAGGGTTGATTGGAACTGTAACGCAGTTTACATTAATTCCTGATCTTAAATTAGGGATCATAGTACTAACAAATCAACAATCCGGAGCCGCATTCAACACGATTACCAATACAGTGAAAGATTCTTACCTTGGAGTAGCAGACAGAAACTGGCTGAAAACGTATGGAGAAAGAATGGCAAAAGTGAATACTGAGTACGATAAACAAAAGAAAGAAGCTTTCGCAAAATCAGAAGCCTTTAAAAAGGAAAAAGGACTTCAACCCAAAGCAGAACAGTTTACAGGAATCTATAACGACGTTTGGTTCGGTGATGTAGACATTGCCCAACAGGGAAGTATTTACAAAATTTCATGTAAAAATTCCCCAAGATTAAAAGGAGAGTTGCTTCCTTATTCCAATAATTCATTCATCATTAAATGGGATGACAGAAGTTATGATGCTGATGCATTTATTATATTCGATTATGATGAAAACGGAAAAGCTCAATCAGCAAAATTAAAAGCAATTTCCGATGTCACAGATTTCAGCTTTGACTTTGATGATCTGGACCTGAAAAGAAAGTAG
- a CDS encoding archaemetzincin, whose product MKRKPKDAIVLMGITERDLFPKPEWNYVFGFASYENGVGVTSIYRFANGHLTDFNFNESLTRLMKISSHEIGHMFGINHCLNANCVMNGTNTLTETDFHYARACSLCQRKLNSSIPYDNKKRLLELKNFFEKHHLNSELARTEQDLNLLQ is encoded by the coding sequence ATGAAAAGAAAGCCAAAAGATGCTATAGTACTTATGGGAATCACAGAAAGAGACCTTTTTCCAAAGCCTGAATGGAACTATGTTTTTGGATTTGCATCCTATGAAAATGGAGTGGGTGTTACTTCAATCTATCGATTTGCCAACGGGCATCTTACAGATTTTAATTTTAATGAGAGCCTTACAAGATTGATGAAGATCAGTTCCCACGAAATTGGACATATGTTTGGGATCAACCATTGTCTGAATGCTAATTGTGTAATGAATGGAACCAATACTCTTACTGAAACAGATTTTCATTATGCAAGGGCCTGTTCTCTCTGCCAGAGAAAACTCAACTCAAGTATTCCCTATGATAATAAAAAACGGTTGCTTGAATTAAAAAATTTCTTTGAAAAACATCATCTCAATTCAGAACTTGCCCGTACTGAGCAGGATCTCAATCTGCTCCAATAA
- a CDS encoding SixA phosphatase family protein, which produces MKRLILVRHAKSDWPEETEDFDRPLADKGLVDAMNMSRFLKSNNISIDYFVSSPALRALNTCKIFNQTYQLGCSTNEKLYNPSERNFESVIYDLDDTISSVAIFSHNNGISNFANSISEDIFHFPTCGVAGFEVDCNSWSEFDGARKKLLFFYEPGKI; this is translated from the coding sequence ATGAAGAGACTCATCCTCGTAAGACATGCGAAGAGCGACTGGCCGGAAGAAACGGAGGATTTTGACAGACCTTTAGCAGACAAAGGCCTGGTAGATGCTATGAACATGTCCAGATTCCTGAAAAGCAATAACATTTCCATTGATTATTTTGTATCAAGCCCAGCATTACGTGCTTTGAACACTTGTAAAATTTTTAATCAAACGTATCAGTTAGGTTGTTCTACTAATGAAAAATTATACAATCCCTCGGAAAGAAATTTTGAATCTGTAATTTATGACCTGGATGATACGATAAGCTCAGTTGCTATTTTCTCTCACAATAATGGAATTTCTAATTTTGCCAATTCCATTTCAGAAGATATTTTTCATTTTCCAACCTGTGGAGTTGCTGGTTTTGAAGTAGATTGCAATTCCTGGTCTGAATTTGACGGAGCCAGAAAGAAACTATTGTTCTTTTATGAGCCAGGGAAAATATAA
- the ruvX gene encoding Holliday junction resolvase RuvX: MGQILAIDYGKARCGIAVTDDMQIIASGLDTVENRTLMEFLKKYFNENKVDEVVIGLPIDLKGNISEVETDILKFIEEFKKEFSDIAVHRFDERFTSKMASFFISQSGKSKKKRQEKGLIDKVSATIILQNFLEQRLR, from the coding sequence ATGGGACAAATCCTTGCAATAGACTACGGAAAAGCCCGTTGTGGCATCGCTGTAACGGATGATATGCAGATTATAGCCAGTGGGCTGGATACTGTAGAGAACCGAACCTTAATGGAATTTTTGAAAAAATATTTCAATGAAAATAAGGTGGATGAAGTAGTGATTGGCCTTCCCATAGATTTGAAAGGAAATATTTCAGAGGTGGAAACGGATATTTTAAAATTCATTGAAGAATTTAAAAAAGAATTTTCGGATATTGCAGTCCATCGTTTTGATGAAAGGTTTACTTCCAAAATGGCTTCATTCTTTATTTCCCAAAGTGGAAAAAGTAAGAAGAAAAGACAGGAAAAAGGATTAATAGATAAAGTAAGTGCAACCATCATATTGCAGAATTTTTTAGAACAAAGATTAAGATGA
- the def gene encoding peptide deformylase: protein MILPIRAFGDPVLRKVGKDIEKDYPGLQELIDNMFETMYSANGIGLAAPQIGLDIRLFVIDVTPLAEDEDYEDIKDELAEFKKVFINASILEESGEEWKFNEGCLSIPDVREDVKRKGTIVIEYYDENFVKHTETFSDIRARVIQHEYDHIEGILFTDHLSALKKKLVKGKLSKISQGDVSIGYKMRFPK from the coding sequence ATGATATTACCGATAAGAGCTTTTGGGGATCCTGTTTTGAGAAAAGTAGGAAAAGATATAGAAAAAGATTACCCCGGATTACAGGAACTGATAGATAATATGTTCGAAACGATGTACAGCGCAAATGGAATTGGCCTTGCAGCGCCTCAGATCGGTTTGGATATCCGTTTGTTTGTAATAGACGTTACTCCTCTTGCGGAAGATGAGGATTATGAGGATATTAAGGATGAGTTGGCGGAATTCAAAAAAGTATTCATCAATGCCAGTATCCTTGAAGAATCTGGAGAAGAATGGAAGTTCAATGAAGGTTGTCTGTCTATTCCGGATGTAAGAGAAGATGTGAAAAGAAAAGGCACAATCGTTATTGAATACTATGACGAAAATTTTGTGAAACATACAGAAACTTTTTCCGATATTAGAGCCCGCGTAATTCAGCATGAATACGACCACATTGAAGGGATTCTTTTTACCGATCACTTAAGCGCTCTGAAGAAGAAATTGGTAAAAGGAAAACTATCAAAGATTTCTCAGGGAGATGTAAGTATTGGTTACAAAATGAGATTTCCAAAATAA
- a CDS encoding DUF5606 family protein: MLLEKIISISGKPGLYKLVSQLRNGFIIEDVTNKKKVSIGNSSQVSLLDNIAMFTFDKEVPLFEVFENVAKNNDYKETISHKSSDADLKDFMLASLPNYDTERVYASDIKKLAQWYNILHKAGYITPESFVKAEPETLDGEPAEEVSLDIDAKKAAPKAEKPAAPKVKATSAAKSAPKSTHRKQG; the protein is encoded by the coding sequence ATGCTGTTAGAAAAAATAATTTCAATTTCTGGAAAACCAGGACTTTACAAATTAGTTTCTCAATTAAGAAACGGATTCATCATTGAAGATGTTACCAACAAGAAAAAAGTAAGCATTGGAAACTCTAGCCAAGTAAGCTTATTAGATAATATCGCAATGTTTACATTTGATAAGGAAGTTCCTTTGTTTGAAGTTTTTGAAAATGTAGCTAAAAATAACGATTATAAAGAGACCATCTCTCACAAATCTTCAGATGCAGATTTGAAAGATTTTATGTTAGCTTCTCTTCCTAATTATGATACTGAAAGAGTATATGCTTCTGATATCAAGAAATTGGCTCAGTGGTATAATATTCTTCATAAAGCAGGATATATCACTCCTGAAAGCTTCGTAAAGGCTGAGCCTGAAACTTTAGACGGTGAGCCTGCAGAAGAAGTAAGCTTAGATATTGATGCTAAAAAAGCAGCTCCAAAGGCAGAAAAGCCGGCAGCTCCAAAAGTAAAAGCTACTTCAGCAGCAAAATCGGCTCCGAAAAGTACACACAGAAAACAAGGATAA
- the mazG gene encoding nucleoside triphosphate pyrophosphohydrolase has protein sequence MNTKQEKLEAFGRLLDIMDDLREKCPWDQKQTLQSLRHLTLEETYELSDAILQDDLQEIKKELGDVLLHLVFYSKIGSEKESFDIADVINSLNEKLIFRHPHIYGDTEVKDEEEVKQNWEKLKLKEGNKSILGGVPKSLPSLVKAYRIQDKVKGIGFEFHDAEDAWKKVDEEIQEFHAETDLDKKEQELGDVFFSLINYARISGINPDSALERTNIKFISRFQKMEGLAEEQGLKLADMSLEEMDVLWENAKLLS, from the coding sequence ATGAATACAAAACAGGAAAAATTAGAAGCTTTCGGGAGATTACTGGATATTATGGATGATTTGCGTGAGAAGTGCCCATGGGATCAAAAGCAGACGTTGCAGTCTCTTAGACATCTTACCCTTGAAGAAACCTATGAGCTGTCTGATGCTATTTTACAAGACGATTTGCAGGAGATTAAAAAAGAATTGGGAGATGTACTGCTTCATCTGGTTTTTTATTCTAAAATAGGCTCCGAAAAAGAAAGCTTTGATATTGCTGATGTTATTAATTCTCTTAATGAAAAACTGATTTTCCGCCACCCTCATATCTATGGAGATACTGAAGTGAAGGATGAGGAAGAAGTAAAACAAAACTGGGAAAAATTAAAATTAAAAGAAGGAAATAAATCTATTTTAGGAGGTGTTCCGAAAAGTCTTCCAAGCTTGGTAAAAGCGTATCGAATTCAAGACAAAGTAAAAGGTATTGGTTTTGAATTCCACGATGCGGAAGATGCCTGGAAAAAAGTAGATGAAGAGATCCAGGAGTTTCATGCGGAAACAGATTTAGATAAAAAAGAGCAGGAACTAGGAGATGTATTTTTCTCGTTAATTAATTATGCAAGAATCTCAGGAATCAATCCGGATTCTGCATTGGAAAGGACCAATATTAAATTTATTTCAAGATTCCAAAAGATGGAAGGTCTTGCAGAAGAACAAGGCTTAAAGCTTGCCGATATGTCTTTGGAAGAAATGGATGTCCTTTGGGAAAATGCCAAACTCTTATCTTAA